In a genomic window of Gossypium arboreum isolate Shixiya-1 chromosome 9, ASM2569848v2, whole genome shotgun sequence:
- the LOC108455438 gene encoding uncharacterized protein LOC108455438, giving the protein MGNCALKGAVEECSHSIRVLTDAGEIIDFKGPKLARDIVNGFPGYGICRRGQASAPLAEDECLVNGGFYYLLPMGKFQKNGDSGVIPKDKEEGVKKDEVDRVDQIERPKMSSADFVENLSSGSSSALEVLSSEKNGVWKVKLVISSQQLGDILSQQVNTEALIEKMRMAASSAVVTPRRTKRFWGVASWKKPAVSSVFKVATDNTKSP; this is encoded by the coding sequence ATGGGGAATTGTGCTCTCAAAGGTGCCGTTGAGGAGTGCAGCCATTCCATCAGGGTTTTAACCGATGCCGGCGAAATCATTGATTTCAAGGGCCCCAAACTAGCTCGGGACATCGTAAATGGTTTTCCAGGGTATGGTATTTGCAGAAGAGGCCAAGCTTCAGCCCCATTGGCTGAAGATGAATGCTTGGTTAATGGGGGATTTTACTATCTTCTTCCCATGGGCAAGTTTCAGAAAAATGGTGACTCTGGGGTGATTCCAAAGGATAAGGAAGAAGGTGTTAAGAAAGATGAAGTGGATCGGGTTGATCAGATAGAGCGACCGAAGATGTCGTCGGCGGATTTCGTTGAGAATTTGTCGAGTGGGTCTTCGTCGGCTTTGGAAGTGCTGTCGTCGGAGAAGAACGGGGTTTGGAAGGTGAAATTGGTGATCAGCAGTCAGCAACTGGGGGATATTTTGTCGCAACAAGTGAACACTGAGGCGTTGATTGAGAAGATGAGGATGGCGGCTAGCTCAGCTGTTGTAACTCCACGGCGGACCAAGCGGTTTTGGGGGGTGGCCTCCTGGAAGAAGCCAGCGGTGTCAAGTGTGTTCAAGGTTGCCACTGATAATACCAAATCACCATAG
- the LOC108456145 gene encoding cellulose synthase-like protein G2 isoform X1, whose amino-acid sequence MEGRGLRAGFTTHAPPPLHMSEPLRRTAFNRLFAVVYFSAILALFYRHVRNLFLHPTTIFLSFSITLSLFISDLVLAFMWASAQAFRMSPIRRKEFPQNLKRIIKDKDFVGLDVFICTADPYKEPPMNVVNTALSLMAYDYPTEKISIYVSDDGGSVLTLFAFMEAAKFARHWLPFCREHNIMERSPHVYFYSNYHHPSSPHFDKIKMMYEDMKVKVEHVIDKGEVTDEYITDHQQRQAFNKWTKSFTRMDHPTVIQIILDKSHDKDISGRLMPNLIYVSRGKSKTSPHHFKAGALNVLLRVSAVMTNAPIILTQDCDMYSNDPQTPLRMLCYLSDPALKSSLAFIQFPQRFHGVDKDDIYDNEYKLPFQINPMGLDGLKGPSYVGSGCFFRRRSLFGDPSTPVSPEIPELSPEHVVNKPIKSQETLSLAHHVASCNYENETKWGSKTGFRYGSLVEDFYTSYRLHCEGWKSLFCNPERAAFLGNVPITLFDGVNQCKRWCIGLFEVAFSKYNPLTFGSQYMGLLMSLGYSHYAFCSFWCIPVTFYSFLPQLTLLNQVSIFPKISEPWFFLYVFLFLGSYGQDFLDIILVGGTVRRWWNVQRMWMIRGLTCNLFASIEYLLKSLGISTYDFCLTSKVVDDEQSKRYGQGIVEFGVPSPLFVPLTVAAIINLFSFLSGLTGFFSGNNMEGLGLQMILTGFIVLNYLPVYGAIALRNDAGKMPTQIIIISTFVSVALYYASSLCLWSNNDSSKH is encoded by the exons ATGGAAGGCCGAGGTTTAAGAGCAGGGTTCACCACCCATGCTCCTCCCCCGCTTCACATGTCTGAACCATTGCGGCGGACGGCCTTCAACCGCCTCTTCGCGGTGGTTTACTTCTCTGCCATTCTGGCTCTATTCTACCGCCATGTCCGAAACCTATTTCTCCACCCCACCACCATCTTCCTCTCTTTCTCCATCACCCTGTCTTTGTTTATCTCTGATCTCGTTCTTGCTTTCATGTGGGCTTCGGCGCAAGCTTTCCGGATGTCACCCATCCGTCGTAAAGAGTTCCCTCAAAACCTAAAACGAATCATCAAAGACAAAGATTTTGTGGGATTAGACGTGTTCATATGCACGGCCGATCCTTACAAGGAGCCGCCGATGAATGTAGTGAACACGGCATTGTCATTGATGGCTTATGATTATCCGACAGAAAAGATTTCGATCTATGTATCGGATGATGGAGGGTCGGTTTTGACTCTGTTTGCGTTCATGGAGGCTGCCAAGTTTGCAAGGCATTGGTTACCATTTTGCAGGGAACACAATATAATGGAAAGGAGCCCTCATGTCTATTTTTATTCTAATTACCACCATCCTTCTAGCCCTCACTTTGACAAGATTAAG ATGATGTACGAGGATATGAAAGTGAAGGTTGAACATGTGATTGATAAAGGTGAAGTTACTGATGAATACATAACCGATCATCAACAACGTCAAGCTTTCAATAAATGGACCAAAAGCTTTACTCGTATGGATCACCCCACTGTCATTCAG ATTATCTTAGACAAGAGCCACGACAAAGATATTTCTGGCCGTTTAATGCCAAATCTCATTTACGTCTCCAGAGGAAAAAGCAAGACTTCACCCCACCACTTTAAAGCTGGTGCTCTTAATGTTCTG TTACGTGTATCAGCTGTTATGACAAATGCGCCAATAATCTTAACTCAAGATTGTGATATGTACTCAAATGATCCCCAAACACCTCTTCGAATGCTGTGTTATTTATCAGACCCTGCACTAAAATCAAGCTTAGCATTCATTCAGTTTCCCCAAAGATTTCATGGCGTTGACAAAGATGATATTTATGATAATGAGTATAAACTTCCCTTCCAAATCAATCCTATGGGCCTTGATGGGCTAAAGGGCCCAAGCTATGTTGGGTCTGGCTGCTTCTTTCGTCGACGATCATTATTTGGAGATCCATCAACTCCGGTTTCACCCGAAATCCCAGAACTTAGCCCAGAACATGTGGTAAACAAGCCCATTAAATCTCAAGAAACTTTGTCATTGGCACACCATGTTGCAAGTTGCAACTACGAGAACGAAACCAAATGGGGTTCTAAG ACTGGCTTTAGATATGGATCATTGGTTGAGGACTTCTACACATCGTATAGGCTTCATTGTGAAGGATGGAAGAGCTTATTTTGCAACCCTGAGAGGGCTGCATTTTTAGGGAATGTTCCAATCACCCTTTTTGATGGTGTTAACCAATGCAAGAGATGGTGTATTGGCTTGTTTGAAGTAGCTTTCTCCAAATATAATCCTCTCACCTTTGGTTCTCAATATATGGGTCTTTTAATGAGCCTAGGTTACTCTCACTATGCATTTTGTTCCTTTTGGTGCATACCAGTCACCTTCTATTCTTTCCTCCCTCAACTAACACTTCTCAATCAAGTTAGCATCTTCCCAAAG ATATCGGAACCATGGTTTTTCCtttatgtttttcttttcctCGGCTCATACGGGCAAGATTTTCTTGATATCATCTTGGTCGGAGGAACTGTCCGAAGGTGGTGGAATGTTCAAAGGATGTGGATGATAAGGGGACTGACATGTAACTTATTTGCTTCAATTGAGTACTTGTTGAAGTCACTAGGGATTTCCACATATGATTTTTGCCTTACCAGTAAGGTGGTTGATGATGAACAAAGCAAGAGATATGGACAAGGCATTGTTGAGTTTGGGGTCCCATCTCCATTGTTTGTGCCATTAACAGTGGCAGCAATAATCAACTTATTCTCATTCTTATCCGGGTTGACTGGATTTTTTAGCGGCAACAATATGGAGGGCCTGGGTTTGCAGATGATTTTAACTGGTTTCATCGTCTTGAATTACTTACCAGTTTATGGAGCCATTGCCTTAAGGAATGATGCAGGGAAAATGCCAACCCAAATTATAATTATCTCTACATTTGTGTCAGTGGCTCTTTATTATGCCTCTTCACTTTGTTTATGGAGTAACAACGACTCTTCTAAGCACTAA
- the LOC108456145 gene encoding cellulose synthase-like protein G2 isoform X2 — protein MEGRGLRAGFTTHAPPPLHMSEPLRRTAFNRLFAVVYFSAILALFYRHVRNLFLHPTTIFLSFSITLSLFISDLVLAFMWASAQAFRMSPIRRKEFPQNLKRIIKDKDFVGLDVFICTADPYKEPPMNVVNTALSLMAYDYPTEKISIYVSDDGGSVLTLFAFMEAAKFARHWLPFCREHNIMERSPHVYFYSNYHHPSSPHFDKIKMMYEDMKVKVEHVIDKGEVTDEYITDHQQRQAFNKWTKSFTRMDHPTIILDKSHDKDISGRLMPNLIYVSRGKSKTSPHHFKAGALNVLLRVSAVMTNAPIILTQDCDMYSNDPQTPLRMLCYLSDPALKSSLAFIQFPQRFHGVDKDDIYDNEYKLPFQINPMGLDGLKGPSYVGSGCFFRRRSLFGDPSTPVSPEIPELSPEHVVNKPIKSQETLSLAHHVASCNYENETKWGSKTGFRYGSLVEDFYTSYRLHCEGWKSLFCNPERAAFLGNVPITLFDGVNQCKRWCIGLFEVAFSKYNPLTFGSQYMGLLMSLGYSHYAFCSFWCIPVTFYSFLPQLTLLNQVSIFPKISEPWFFLYVFLFLGSYGQDFLDIILVGGTVRRWWNVQRMWMIRGLTCNLFASIEYLLKSLGISTYDFCLTSKVVDDEQSKRYGQGIVEFGVPSPLFVPLTVAAIINLFSFLSGLTGFFSGNNMEGLGLQMILTGFIVLNYLPVYGAIALRNDAGKMPTQIIIISTFVSVALYYASSLCLWSNNDSSKH, from the exons ATGGAAGGCCGAGGTTTAAGAGCAGGGTTCACCACCCATGCTCCTCCCCCGCTTCACATGTCTGAACCATTGCGGCGGACGGCCTTCAACCGCCTCTTCGCGGTGGTTTACTTCTCTGCCATTCTGGCTCTATTCTACCGCCATGTCCGAAACCTATTTCTCCACCCCACCACCATCTTCCTCTCTTTCTCCATCACCCTGTCTTTGTTTATCTCTGATCTCGTTCTTGCTTTCATGTGGGCTTCGGCGCAAGCTTTCCGGATGTCACCCATCCGTCGTAAAGAGTTCCCTCAAAACCTAAAACGAATCATCAAAGACAAAGATTTTGTGGGATTAGACGTGTTCATATGCACGGCCGATCCTTACAAGGAGCCGCCGATGAATGTAGTGAACACGGCATTGTCATTGATGGCTTATGATTATCCGACAGAAAAGATTTCGATCTATGTATCGGATGATGGAGGGTCGGTTTTGACTCTGTTTGCGTTCATGGAGGCTGCCAAGTTTGCAAGGCATTGGTTACCATTTTGCAGGGAACACAATATAATGGAAAGGAGCCCTCATGTCTATTTTTATTCTAATTACCACCATCCTTCTAGCCCTCACTTTGACAAGATTAAG ATGATGTACGAGGATATGAAAGTGAAGGTTGAACATGTGATTGATAAAGGTGAAGTTACTGATGAATACATAACCGATCATCAACAACGTCAAGCTTTCAATAAATGGACCAAAAGCTTTACTCGTATGGATCACCCCACT ATTATCTTAGACAAGAGCCACGACAAAGATATTTCTGGCCGTTTAATGCCAAATCTCATTTACGTCTCCAGAGGAAAAAGCAAGACTTCACCCCACCACTTTAAAGCTGGTGCTCTTAATGTTCTG TTACGTGTATCAGCTGTTATGACAAATGCGCCAATAATCTTAACTCAAGATTGTGATATGTACTCAAATGATCCCCAAACACCTCTTCGAATGCTGTGTTATTTATCAGACCCTGCACTAAAATCAAGCTTAGCATTCATTCAGTTTCCCCAAAGATTTCATGGCGTTGACAAAGATGATATTTATGATAATGAGTATAAACTTCCCTTCCAAATCAATCCTATGGGCCTTGATGGGCTAAAGGGCCCAAGCTATGTTGGGTCTGGCTGCTTCTTTCGTCGACGATCATTATTTGGAGATCCATCAACTCCGGTTTCACCCGAAATCCCAGAACTTAGCCCAGAACATGTGGTAAACAAGCCCATTAAATCTCAAGAAACTTTGTCATTGGCACACCATGTTGCAAGTTGCAACTACGAGAACGAAACCAAATGGGGTTCTAAG ACTGGCTTTAGATATGGATCATTGGTTGAGGACTTCTACACATCGTATAGGCTTCATTGTGAAGGATGGAAGAGCTTATTTTGCAACCCTGAGAGGGCTGCATTTTTAGGGAATGTTCCAATCACCCTTTTTGATGGTGTTAACCAATGCAAGAGATGGTGTATTGGCTTGTTTGAAGTAGCTTTCTCCAAATATAATCCTCTCACCTTTGGTTCTCAATATATGGGTCTTTTAATGAGCCTAGGTTACTCTCACTATGCATTTTGTTCCTTTTGGTGCATACCAGTCACCTTCTATTCTTTCCTCCCTCAACTAACACTTCTCAATCAAGTTAGCATCTTCCCAAAG ATATCGGAACCATGGTTTTTCCtttatgtttttcttttcctCGGCTCATACGGGCAAGATTTTCTTGATATCATCTTGGTCGGAGGAACTGTCCGAAGGTGGTGGAATGTTCAAAGGATGTGGATGATAAGGGGACTGACATGTAACTTATTTGCTTCAATTGAGTACTTGTTGAAGTCACTAGGGATTTCCACATATGATTTTTGCCTTACCAGTAAGGTGGTTGATGATGAACAAAGCAAGAGATATGGACAAGGCATTGTTGAGTTTGGGGTCCCATCTCCATTGTTTGTGCCATTAACAGTGGCAGCAATAATCAACTTATTCTCATTCTTATCCGGGTTGACTGGATTTTTTAGCGGCAACAATATGGAGGGCCTGGGTTTGCAGATGATTTTAACTGGTTTCATCGTCTTGAATTACTTACCAGTTTATGGAGCCATTGCCTTAAGGAATGATGCAGGGAAAATGCCAACCCAAATTATAATTATCTCTACATTTGTGTCAGTGGCTCTTTATTATGCCTCTTCACTTTGTTTATGGAGTAACAACGACTCTTCTAAGCACTAA
- the LOC108454864 gene encoding cellulose synthase-like protein G3 → MYLCCIHRITIFHISYPRSMEGRGLRAGFTADAPPLLHMSEPLRRTAFNRLFAVVYFSAILALLYRHVQNLFLHPTTSFLSFSITLFLFISDLVLAFMWASAQAFRMSPIRRKEFPQNLKQIIKDEDFVGLDVFICTADPYKEPPMNVVNTALSLMAYDYPTEKISIYVSDDGGSVLTLFAFMEAAKFARHWLPFCRQHNIMERSPHVYFESISHHPSIPQFEKIKIMYEDMKMKVEQVIDKGAVIEEYISDDQQHQAFNKWTKSFSLMDHPTVIQVILDKSKDTDISGQLMPNLIYVSREKSKTSPHHFKAGALNVLLRVSAVMTNAPIILTQDCDMYSNDPQTPLRILCYFSDPALKSNLAFVQFPQRFHGLNRDDIYATEYKRLFKINSMGFDGLNGPNYVGSGCFFRRRALFGGPSTPVPPEIPELGPDHVVRKPIISHEILSLAHRVAGCNYENQTGWGSQSGFRYGSLVEDFYTGYRLQCEGWKSLFCNPERAAFLGDVPITLFDVLSQCKRWCIGLFEVAFSKYNTLIFGSQSMGVLTSLAYSHYALWPIWCIPVTFYSFLPQLALLNQVSLFPKITEPWFFLYVFLLLGAYGQDFLDFVLDGGTVRKWWNAQRMWMIRGLSCYLFSSIEYLLKSVGISTHGFSLTSKVVDDEQSKRYGQGIFEFGVPSPLFVPLTVAAIINLFSFLLVLTQFFSGKNTEGLCLQMILTGSIVLNCLPVYGAIGLRNDAGKMPTQITIISTFVSVALYYASSLSL, encoded by the exons ATGTACTTATGTTGTATTCATCGTATCACAATCTTCCATATTAGCTACCCAAGAAGTATGGAAGGCCGGGGTTTAAGAGCAGGGTTCACAGCCGATGCCCCTCCCCTGCTTCACATGTCCGAACCATTGCGGCGGACGGCCTTCAACCGCCTCTTCGCGGTGGTTTACTTCTCTGCCATTCTGGCTCTACTCTACCGCCATGTCCAAAACCTATTCCTCCACCCCACCACTAGCTTCCTCTCTTTCTCCATCACCCTTTTTTTGTTTATCTCTGATCTCGTCCTTGCCTTCATGTGGGCCTCGGCACAAGCTTTCCGGATGTCGCCTATCCGTCGTAAAGAGTTCCCTCAAAACCTAAAACAAATCATCAAAGACGAAGATTTTGTAGGATTAGACGTGTTCATATGCACGGCTGATCCTTACAAGGAGCCTCCGATGAATGTAGTGAACACGGCATTGTCATTGATGGCTTATGATTATCCGACAGAAAAGATTTCGATCTATGTTTCGGATGATGGAGGGTCGGTTTTGACTCTGTTTGCTTTCATGGAGGCTGCTAAGTTTGCAAGGCATTGGTTACCGTTTTGCAGGCAACACAATATAATGGAAAGGAGCCCTCATGTTTATTTTGAATCTATTTCCCATCATCCTTCTATCCCTCAGTTTGAGAAGATCAAG ATAATGTATGAGGATATGAAAATGAAGGTAGAACAAGTGATAGATAAAGGTGCAGTTATTGAGGAATACATAAGTGATGATCAACAACATCAAGCTTTTAATAAATGGACCAAAAGTTTTAGTCTTATGGATCACCCCACTGTCATTCAG GTTATCTTAGATAAGAGCAAAGACACAGATATTTCAGGCCAATTAATGCCAAATCTCATTTATGTCTCTCGAGAGAAAAGTAAGACTTCACCCCACCACTTTAAAGCTGGCGCTCTcaatgttttg TTACGTGTATCGGCTGTTATGACGAATGCACCAATAATCTTAACTCAAGATTGCGACATGTATTCAAATGATCCCCAAACACCTCTTCGTATACTGTGCTATTTCTCAGACCCTGCATTAAAATCAAACTTAGCATTCGTTCAATTCCCCCAACGATTTCATGGCCTTAACAGAGATGACATTTATGCTACCGAGTATAAACGTCTCTTCAAAATCAATTCTATGGGTTTTGATGGGCTAAATGGCCCAAATTATGTTGGATCTGGTTGCTTTTTTCGTAGACGAGCTTTATTTGGAGGCCCATCAACTCCAGTGCCACCTGAGATCCCAGAACTCGGTCCGGACCATGTGGTAAGAAAGCCCATTATATCTCATGAAATTTTGTCACTAGCACACCGTGTTGCAGGTTGCAACTATGAGAACCAAACCGGATGGGGCTCTCAG AGTGGCTTTAGATATGGATCATTGGTTGAGGACTTTTACACAGGGTATAGGCTTCAGTGTGAAGGATGGAAGAGCCTATTTTGCAACCCTGAGAGGGCTGCATTTTTAGGGGATGTCCCAATCACCCTTTTTGATGTACTTAGTCAATGCAAAAGATGGTGCATTGGCTTGTTTGAAGTAGCTTTCTCCAAATATAACACTCTCATCTTTGGTTCTCAATCTATGGGTGTTCTAACGAGCCTAGCTTATTCTCACTATGCATTATGGCCCATTTGGTGCATTCCAGTCACCTTTTATTCTTTCCTCCCTCAGCTAGCACTCCTCAATCAAGTCAGTCTCTTCCCAAAG ATAACGGAACCATGGTTTTTCCTGTACGTTTTTCTTTTACTTGGCGCATACGGGCAAGATTTCTTAGATTTTGTCCTTGATGGAGGCACTGTCCGAAAGTGGTGGAATGCACAAAGGATGTGGATGATAAGAGGACTGTCATGTTACTTATTTAGTTCAATTGAGTACTTGTTGAAGTCAGTAGGGATTTCCACACATGGTTTTAGCCTAACAAGCAAGGTGGTTGATGATGAACAAAGCAAGAGATATGGCCAAGGCATTTTTGAGTTTGGGGTCCCATCCCCATTGTTTGTGCCATTAACAGTGGCAGCAATAATCAACTTGTTCTCATTCCTATTGGTATTGACACAATTTTTTAGTGGAAAAAATACGGAAGGCCTCTGTTTGCAGATGATTTTAACTGGTTCCATCGTCTTGAATTGCCTACCAGTTTATGGAGCCATTGGCTTAAGGAATGATGCAGGGAAAATGCCAACCCAAATTACTATTATCTCAACATTTGTGTCGGTGGCTCTCTATTATGCCTCTTCACTTTCTTTGTGA
- the LOC108454833 gene encoding cellulose synthase-like protein G3 has protein sequence MEGRRLRGGFTTTDSPPLHTSEPLRRTTFNRLFAAVYFSAILALLYRHVRNLFLLSTTSLLSFSIALSLFISDLVLGFMWASLQALRMSPIRRKEFPQDLKQIIKDEDFVELDVFICTADPYKEPPMNVVNTALSLMAYDYPTDKISIYVSDDGGSDLTQFAFMEAAEFARHWLPFCREHNVMERSPQVYFESNYHSSSPHFEKIKIMYEDMKMKIEHVMDKGKIIDEYISDQQRRQVFNKWIKGFTRMNHPTVIQVILDKKHDKDNSGRLMPNLIYVSREKNKTSPHHFKAGALNVLLRVSAVMTNAPIILTQDCDMYSNDPQTLVRILCYLSDPAIKSNLAFIQFPQRFHGLNKHDIYACEYKHHFQVNPMGFDGLKGPSYIGSGCFFHRRALFGGPSTPVPPEIPELSPDHVVSKPIQSQEILSLAHHVAGCNYENQTNWGSKSGFRYGSLVEDYNTSYRLHCEGWKSLFCNPKRAAFLGDVPITLFDVLSQNKRWCIGLFEVAFSKYNPLIFGSQYMGVLMSLAYSHYAFWPIWCIPVIFYSFLPQLALLNQFSIFPKLSEPWFFLYVFLFLGAYGQDFVEFFLAGGTVHRWWNCQRMWMIRGLSCYLFGSVEYLLKSVGISTHGFSLTSKALDDEHSKRYGWGIFEFSVPSPLFVPLTMAAIINLFSFLLGLTAFMRGNNMEGLGLQMILIGFIVLNCLPVYGAIALRNDGGKIPTQITIISTFVSVAFYYASSLCF, from the exons ATGGAAGGTCGACGTCTAAGAGGAGGGTTCACCACCACCGATTCTCCTCCGCTTCACACGTCTGAGCCATTACGACGCACCACCTTCAACCGCCTGTTCGCGGCGGTTTACTTCTCTGCCATTCTGGCTCTACTCTACCGCCATGTCCGAAACctatttctcctttccacgacCAGCCTACTCTCTTTCTCCATCGCCCTTTCTTTGTTTATCTCTGATCTCGTTCTTGGCTTCATGTGGGCTTCGCTGCAAGCTCTCCGAATGTCGCCCATTCGTCGGAAAGAGTTCCCTCAAGACCTAAAACAAATCATCAAAGATGAAGATTTTGTAGAACTAGACGTGTTCATATGCACGGCTGATCCTTACAAGGAACCGCCGATGAATGTTGTGAACACGGCATTGTCGTTGATGGCTTACGATTACCCGACCGACAAGATTTCAATCTATGTTTCCGATGATGGAGGATCGGATTTGACTCAATTCGCTTTCATGGAGGCTGCTGAGTTTGCAAGGCATTGGTTACCGTTTTGCAGGGAACACAATGTAATGGAAAGGAGCCCTCAAGTATATTTTGAATCTAATTACCATTCTTCTAGCCCTCACTTTGAGAAGATTAAG ATAATGTATGAAGATATGAAAATGAAGATAGAACATGTGATGGATAAAGGTAAAATAATTGATGAATATATTAGTGATCAACAACGACGACAAGTTTTTAATAAATGGATCAAAGGCTTTACTCGTATGAATCATCCTACTGTCATTCAG GTTATCTTAGATAAGAAGCATGACAAAGATAATTCTGGCCGTTTAATGCCAAATCTCATTTATGTCTCTAGAGAGAAAAACAAGACTTCACCTCACCACTTTAAAGCCGGTGCTCTTAATGTTCTG TTACGTGTATCAGCTGTTATGACAAATGCACCAATAATCTTAACTCAAGATTGCGACATGTATTCAAATGATCCCCAAACACTTGTTCGTATACTGTGTTATTTATCGGACCCTGCAATCAAATCAAACTTAGCATTTATCCAATTTCCCCAGCGATTTCATGGCCTTAACAAACACGATATCTATGCTTGTGAGTATAAACATCACTTCCAAGTAAATCCTATGGGTTTTGATGGGCTAAAGGGCCCAAGCTATATTGGATCCGGCTGCTTTTTTCATCGACGAGCTTTGTTCGGAGGTCCATCAACTCCGGTGCCACCCGAAATCCCAGAACTCAGCCCCGACCATGTGGTAAGCAAGCCCATTCAATCTCAAGAAATTTTGTCATTGGCACACCATGTTGCAGGTTGCAACTACGAGAACCAAACCAATTGGGGCTCTAAG AGTGGGTTTAGATATGGATCATTGGTTGAGGACTATAACACATCGTATAGGCTTCATTGTGAAGGATGGAAGAGCTTATTTTGCAACCCTAAGAGAGCTGCATTTTTAGGGGATGTCCCAATTACCCTTTTTGATGTACTTAGCCAAAACAAGAGATGGTGCATTGGCTTGTTTGAAGTAGCTTTCTCCAAATATAATCCTCTCATTTTTGGTTCTCAATATATGGGTGTTTTAATGAGCCTAGCTTATTCTCACTATGCATTTTGGCCCATTTGGTGCATTCCAGTCATCTTCTATTCTTTCCTCCCCCAGCTAGCACTCCTCAATCAATTCAGCATCTTCCCAAAG TTATCGGAACCATGGTTTTTCCTATATGTTTTCCTTTTCCTCGGGGCATATGGGCAAGATTTCGTTGAGTTCTTCCTGGCTGGAGGCACGGTCCATAGGTGGTGGAATTGTCAAAGGATGTGGATGATAAGGGGACTGTCATGTTACTTATTTGGTTCAGTTGAGTACTTGTTGAAGTCAGTAGGGATTTCCACACATGGTTTTAGCCTAACAAGCAAGGCGCTTGATGATGAACATAGCAAGAGATATGGCTGGGGCATTTTTGAGTTTAGTGTCCCATCCCCATTGTTTGTGCCACTAACAATGGCAGCAATAATCAACTTGTTCTCATTCCTATTGGGATTGACTGCATTTATGCGTGGCAACAATATGGAAGGCCTGGGTTTGCAGATGATTTTAATTGGTTTCATCGTCTTAAATTGCCTACCAGTTTATGGAGCCATTGCCCTAAGAAATGATGGAGGGAAGATACCAACTCAAATTACAATTATCTCAACATTCGTGTCAGTGGCTTTTTATTATGCCTCTTCACTCTGTTTCTGA